A window of Malania oleifera isolate guangnan ecotype guangnan chromosome 2, ASM2987363v1, whole genome shotgun sequence genomic DNA:
GTCCTGAATTGGCTTCCACTTTctgtcccttatgtgtgtgtcAAAATAGAACCCTGTTAAATTACTTAAAAcatacataagatactggtgttttgtcagcatcaaaataaaaaTCGACCTCAAAAAGTTaacattaatatttttctttattctACTTTTAAAAGATGTTGAATTTAAGTAAATTAAAATGTATAGCACACTTACCATTGTGATGAGAATTGTAGGTTTTACTTAACTTCTTTtgacttttactattttttatctaTAGTGTGACAGGGTACTTTTAtttccttctattactattgtgTAGTTTAATTAAACCACTTCTATTACAAAAAATTCTTGCAATTTTGGACCATATTTACCCAACAACTTATAATGATGCATATTTCACAGTATCCAACTAAAACTCAAGAGAGTACACAATACACAGAaaaaaaaggtttatttaaacaataaaacttaaactatatataaataaataatggattatatataagaaaaatattaaacaaaatcATGTTATCCAATGTGCCTGTTTGGCTAACGCATACACGATAAAACTGGACACAATTGATATGTAGGAAATCCATCCCATTCCATTCCTCAAAATTTCGGTAATTGGGTATATACAAAGAATTGTGCGCacatgtaattttttatttttttattttgagatGGGAACTTCAATATCAACGAGCCCTTTGGATCTCATGATATgacatcaaatccatgaaaataaaaatattattgtctacctattgatataccctcatattttatcatataaatCACAAGTCTAACAATTAAATTCGTGATCTTGAGATTACTAAAATCACAAATTTGCAGTTGACCATGGCCGACTGGCACACATGTATATTACTTATAGATATATAAATCAACCCATACATACAAAGGTATATGCAAGTTGCGCACAGTGGGAGacaataaaaaagaaatactCACTGATGTTTCAAGTGGTTGGTCGCTGGGCATCACAATTTATAATACAAGTCGCATTGATGCTTCTACCAAATCCTACAGTGAGTACTCGGGCGCGCGCAGGTCGTGGATGCACGCTGGCCAATCACCGTCACGTCTTCCCAAAGCCCACTTTTCATATTATCGAAGGGTCGCGATTCTCTGATAAAAATATCATGTCAAACCCAGAGACCTGAGTTGATCCATCGATCAGTCATCACCCCAACTTGCCTCTCCACCTGATACTATTGTCCTGCAGAACCCTAATTATTCGATTAGGACCATGGCCTTCTCCCCAAATGGGTACAGCTCGCCCGAGTACACATTAAATTAAATTCTCTCCCTTTACGTTATATATACGTATgtattaaagaaataaaaaaaatcccaTGTGGAGTTGGGGGTTTGGGCAATTTTGGAGACAACGCTGTCGGCGAGTAGGCTCCGGGAGACCCCACAGGCAGAAAAAAACAAAAGGCTAGAAGGTCTTTAAAACCCACCCATAACCTTCGTGTGATAAACACTGCTGCCATCCACTACCCATTTATTTATTAGCTAAGCTTTCTTGCAGCAGCTGCAGAGATCGATCGGCCGCCGTTCTCGGGTGCCGGCGCGGTGGAGGGTATCGGTTAAGAAGATCGATGAGGGGGAGGCTGGGGGCGCTGCGGCGGAACCTGCAAAACATGAGGAAGAGCTCGCGCGTGGCGGACGAAAGCATGTTTGGACGAGAGCTGCCGATCTTCGGGTACGACGACGGGGGCGGAAGACGGCGATTTGCGTTCATCAGCGACCTCGTGAGAGCGCCGCTGTGGCTGTTGTCTTGCTTCTGCAGTCAACCGCATGGGAGTGGGGGAGCGGATGGGGCGTGGGCGTCGGGGGAGTTTGCGAGGATATCGGAGGTGAATCATCTGATGGTGAGCGACAGCATGCGCTATGCAATTTTGATGTAGCAAGTAATAATAGGTATCATGTACTGTGTTGTATTGATTAGGCGTCTGTTCAGGTGTGCGTGCTTACGCACGTACTTCCGGCGAGTTACCTAGCCAGCAGCCCAGAGGAAGAAATATATATCTATTCACTTTGCATCGTTAGATCACCACGGGAGcgtactgtgtgtatatatacatgaATTTGAATGCAAAATCATGCTTAGATTATGCATGGTCCGTGGGGTTAATTTTGTTGGTTTATTCTGCCATACGTATATATTTGCGTCTTTGCATATGAAAATCTATTTCGTACCTTaccccccccacccccaaaaaaaaaaaagtctatatattaattttataaacgACAGACGGACACAGTGCAACAACGGCGCCTTGAATCCCTGATCCTTGTATGGTACTGGCCAAAGCAGGTGCAAATTAAGTTCAAGTTCTTgtagcactctctctctctctctctctctctctctctctctctctctctctctctctctctctctctctcttcttttcaatttttaaatcttAGTTTGCCGACTGCCTCAAAAAACTATATATGTTTCAGGCATGTGTGTaggaaattcaaattcaaaagtttTCATGTTATATAATTTATGAATGGCGCCCTTCCTACCTAGCTACCTCCCCCGTGGTTTGGATTGGAGGGGCACTGAAGTGGAAGTGAATGAATAAACAACTAATATGTAGCGGTCGAAATATTAAATACGTCCTTACCTTTTGGCTTTAGGCCTAACATCCGTGTGCCGTGTGGTTtgtactattatatatataagcaaAGCAGTGAACTTTTGTTTTTGGTACTAAAGTAGTGAGCCTTAAAGATAaccaaaaatataatttagaGCATCAGTTATACATGGAATAGAAGTCGTATGTGCGCGCATTAGCTATCGCCACTACAGAGTAATCATTTGGGTAGAGAAATGGAAAGTGGGAAAAGAATTCTCCAAAATTTTAATG
This region includes:
- the LOC131148886 gene encoding uncharacterized protein LOC131148886, with the translated sequence MRGRLGALRRNLQNMRKSSRVADESMFGRELPIFGYDDGGGRRRFAFISDLVRAPLWLLSCFCSQPHGSGGADGAWASGEFARISEVNHLMVSDSMRYAILM